One window of bacterium genomic DNA carries:
- a CDS encoding ribose-phosphate pyrophosphokinase gives MGRRAPTWIPMGEREMKVFSGTANRALGEEIAAELGFPLGRVTIRRFEDGEIYARFDESVRGADAFVIQPTCPPVNENLMELLVMVDALRRASAGRITAVIPYYGYARQDKKHGPREPITGRLVADLLQSAGVDRVLALDLDADQIEGFFSIPVDHLRGLALFADYLRGRDLGRGVVVAPDDGAVKTAHRLAERLGLPLAVVFQRRVESVKQVVQVVGDVAGCVPIIIDRMITTGGTIRHALDALVAGGARPEAYVCATHPVFIDGAVAQLARPDIHELVVTNTIPTGPATRIPQLHVLSAAPLFAQAMRSIHRNESVSTLFT, from the coding sequence ATGGGGCGCCGCGCGCCCACCTGGATTCCCATGGGCGAGCGCGAGATGAAGGTGTTCAGCGGGACCGCCAACCGTGCCCTCGGCGAGGAGATCGCCGCGGAGCTCGGGTTTCCGCTCGGGCGCGTCACGATCCGCCGGTTCGAGGATGGAGAGATCTACGCCAGGTTCGATGAGAGCGTCCGCGGCGCCGATGCCTTCGTCATCCAGCCGACCTGCCCGCCCGTCAACGAGAACCTGATGGAGTTGCTCGTGATGGTGGACGCGCTGCGCCGGGCCTCGGCCGGCCGTATCACGGCGGTCATCCCGTACTACGGCTACGCGCGGCAGGATAAGAAGCACGGCCCGCGCGAGCCGATCACGGGCCGCCTGGTCGCGGACCTGCTGCAGAGCGCCGGCGTCGACCGCGTGCTCGCGCTCGACCTCGACGCCGACCAGATCGAGGGGTTCTTCAGCATCCCGGTCGACCATCTTCGAGGGCTCGCGCTTTTTGCCGACTACCTGCGGGGACGCGACTTGGGGCGCGGCGTCGTGGTCGCGCCGGACGACGGCGCGGTCAAGACCGCGCATCGCCTGGCCGAGCGGCTCGGGCTGCCGCTCGCAGTGGTCTTCCAGCGCCGCGTGGAGTCGGTGAAGCAGGTGGTACAGGTCGTCGGGGACGTGGCCGGCTGCGTGCCGATCATCATCGACCGCATGATCACCACCGGCGGCACGATCCGCCACGCGCTCGACGCGCTGGTGGCCGGGGGGGCCCGTCCCGAGGCCTACGTCTGCGCGACCCATCCGGTCTTCATCGACGGCGCGGTCGCCCAATTGGCGCGACCGGACATCCACGAGCTCGTCGTGACAAACACGATCCCCACCGGCCCGGCGACGCGCATCCCGCAGTTGCACGTGCTGTCCGCGGCGCCGCTGTTTGCGCAGGCGATGCGGAGCATCCACCGGAACGAGTCCGTCAGCACACTGTTTACTTAG
- a CDS encoding stage V sporulation protein S — protein sequence MGEVLRVSADSKPKAVAGALAAVLRERGSVEVQAVGAGAVNQAVKAIAITRGFVAPNGIDLIAIPAFTKVEIDGEERTAIRFLVQAR from the coding sequence GTGGGGGAAGTCCTCAGAGTCTCCGCTGACTCGAAGCCCAAAGCCGTCGCGGGTGCGCTCGCCGCGGTGCTACGCGAGCGGGGGTCCGTGGAAGTTCAAGCCGTCGGCGCCGGCGCGGTCAACCAGGCCGTCAAGGCCATCGCGATTACCCGTGGGTTTGTCGCCCCGAACGGCATCGACCTGATCGCCATTCCGGCGTTCACGAAGGTGGAGATTGACGGGGAAGAGCGGACCGCCATTCGTTTCCTGGTACAAGCCCGCTGA